The DNA sequence TTTGATGTTGCTTCGGGTGCATACCATCGCGCAAGCTCATGTCATGTAGAACGACTTTTTTACCTTTGATGTTCATCGTTAATTTCCTATGCGCTTTGTAGATTGAGCCGACCGGCGGTGATTTCTTCAGCAAAAAGCTCACCGGTGCGCAACGCAGCAGCGGTCATAATATCTAGGTTGCCGGCGTAGGCGGGGAGGTAGTCA is a window from the Deltaproteobacteria bacterium genome containing:
- a CDS encoding acetaldehyde dehydrogenase (acetylating) encodes the protein DYLPAYAGNLDIMTAAALRTGELFAEEITAGRLNLQSA